A genomic region of Anaerolineales bacterium contains the following coding sequences:
- a CDS encoding DegT/DnrJ/EryC1/StrS family aminotransferase produces MNQPHIPMSSPDLTAAEREAVRQVLESPVLSMGAHTSAFEEAMRSYVGSQHAIAVNSGTAGLHLCVRAAGIGAADVVLTTPFSFVASTNVLLFEQAIPVFVDVDPQTGNIDVHQLQAAAQDLAQGGAAAARWLPRHGAANARPLKAILAVDVFGQPADYDAIQALADAQQLHIIEDSCEALGAEYKQRSAGRLGHSAVFAFYPNKQMTTGEGGMIVTDDAAAADLMRALRNQGRAVGDTWLEHTHLGYNYRINEMSAALGQVQLQRLDEMMARRAQVAAWYTQQLSEFELVETPQVVPATTRMSWFVYVVRLAAQIDRQAVIARLAEANIPVRPYFAPIHLQKYMRERFGYQPGDFPITEDLGARSLALPFSSVMTEAQVSQVCAALQRAVLA; encoded by the coding sequence ATGAACCAACCACACATTCCCATGTCTTCGCCTGACCTGACCGCGGCTGAACGCGAGGCGGTGCGCCAGGTGCTCGAATCGCCCGTGCTGAGCATGGGCGCCCATACCAGCGCCTTTGAAGAGGCCATGCGCAGCTATGTGGGCAGCCAGCACGCCATCGCCGTGAATTCCGGCACCGCCGGCCTGCACCTGTGCGTGCGTGCTGCCGGCATCGGCGCGGCCGATGTCGTGCTGACTACGCCGTTCTCCTTCGTAGCCTCCACCAACGTGCTCCTGTTCGAGCAGGCCATTCCCGTTTTTGTCGATGTGGACCCGCAGACGGGCAATATCGATGTGCACCAATTGCAGGCCGCCGCCCAGGATCTGGCGCAGGGCGGCGCGGCTGCGGCGCGCTGGTTGCCGCGCCACGGCGCCGCCAACGCCCGCCCGCTGAAAGCGATCCTGGCCGTGGACGTGTTTGGCCAGCCTGCGGATTACGATGCCATTCAGGCGCTGGCCGATGCGCAGCAGCTGCACATCATTGAAGATTCGTGTGAGGCGCTAGGCGCCGAGTACAAGCAGCGCTCCGCCGGCCGCTTGGGCCATAGCGCGGTGTTCGCCTTTTACCCCAATAAGCAAATGACCACCGGCGAAGGCGGCATGATCGTCACCGATGACGCCGCCGCTGCGGATCTGATGCGCGCTCTGCGCAATCAGGGCCGTGCCGTCGGCGATACCTGGCTGGAGCACACCCACCTGGGCTACAACTATCGCATCAATGAAATGAGCGCCGCCCTCGGCCAGGTGCAATTGCAGCGCCTGGATGAAATGATGGCACGCCGTGCCCAGGTGGCCGCGTGGTATACCCAGCAGCTCAGCGAATTTGAACTGGTGGAAACCCCGCAGGTGGTGCCAGCCACCACGCGCATGAGCTGGTTCGTCTATGTGGTGCGCCTGGCCGCGCAGATCGACCGCCAGGCCGTGATCGCCCGCCTGGCCGAAGCCAACATCCCGGTGCGCCCGTACTTCGCCCCGATCCATTTGCAAAAATACATGCGTGAACGTTTTGGTTACCAGCCCGGCGATTTCCCGATCACCGAGGACTTGGGGGCGCGCAGCCTGGCGCTGCCCTTCTCCAGCGTGATGACCGAAGCGCAGGTGAGCCAGGTGTGCGCCGCGCTGCAGCGCGCCGTGCTGGCCTGA
- the pheS gene encoding phenylalanine--tRNA ligase subunit alpha: protein MENLQTIREQALAALNAVQDLDALEQWKVAQLGRNAALTQALKGLGQLSAEERPLAGKQANEVKLALEAAFDEKRSALEGARLRQALSSEKLDVTLPGRSIALGRLHPITQTLRRINAIFAQMGFQVYRSRDVETDEYNFLLLNFPPNHPAREMQDSFYVEGGAPDNPTLMRTHTSAGQIHAMREYAAKDPASPPPIRIVLPGMCYRFEQVSSRSEVQFTQVEGLAVGENITFGDLKGTLTDFAQRFFNANVRTRFRASHFPFTEPSAEMDVECFVCGGKGCSVCKHSGWLEILGSGMVHPNVLRNGGYDPEKYSGFAFGMGPERLTMLRYRIEDIRYFWRNDMRFLEQF from the coding sequence ATGGAGAATTTGCAAACAATACGTGAGCAGGCGCTGGCGGCGCTCAATGCCGTGCAGGATCTGGACGCGCTGGAGCAGTGGAAGGTGGCCCAGCTCGGCCGCAACGCTGCGCTCACCCAGGCGCTGAAAGGCCTGGGCCAACTCAGCGCTGAGGAGCGCCCGCTGGCCGGCAAACAAGCCAACGAGGTCAAGCTGGCGCTCGAAGCCGCCTTTGACGAAAAGCGCAGCGCGCTGGAAGGCGCGCGCCTGCGCCAAGCGCTCAGTAGTGAGAAGTTGGACGTGACCCTGCCAGGCCGCTCGATTGCGCTGGGCCGCCTGCACCCGATCACGCAGACCCTGCGCCGCATCAATGCCATCTTTGCCCAAATGGGCTTTCAGGTTTACCGCTCGCGCGACGTAGAGACGGATGAGTACAACTTCCTGCTGCTCAACTTTCCGCCCAACCATCCGGCGCGTGAAATGCAAGACTCTTTCTATGTAGAGGGCGGCGCGCCGGATAACCCGACCCTGATGCGCACCCACACCTCCGCTGGGCAAATTCACGCCATGCGTGAATACGCCGCCAAGGACCCTGCCAGCCCGCCGCCGATCCGTATCGTGCTGCCGGGCATGTGCTATCGCTTTGAGCAGGTCTCCTCGCGTTCCGAGGTGCAATTCACCCAGGTGGAAGGGTTGGCCGTGGGCGAGAACATCACCTTTGGTGATCTCAAGGGTACGCTCACCGATTTTGCCCAGCGCTTCTTCAACGCCAATGTGCGCACGCGCTTCCGCGCGTCGCACTTCCCCTTCACTGAGCCCAGCGCCGAGATGGATGTGGAGTGCTTCGTGTGTGGCGGCAAAGGCTGCTCGGTGTGCAAGCACAGCGGCTGGCTCGAGATCTTGGGCAGCGGCATGGTGCACCCCAACGTGCTGCGCAACGGCGGTTACGACCCTGAGAAGTATTCTGGCTTCGCCTTCGGCATGGGGCCAGAACGCCTGACGATGCTGCGCTACCGTATTGAAGACATTCGCTATTTCTGGCGCAATGACATGCGCTTTTTGGAGCAGTTCTAA
- the pheT gene encoding phenylalanine--tRNA ligase subunit beta — MKTPLSWLKDFVDLEGINLEELAHTLTVAGLEVEEIHYIGLPMPSGLQQTKVSGLSWDPEKLVVAEVREVGPHPNADRLVLCRLFDGEQEHTVLTGAPNLYDYKDKGELKPPLKVAYAKEGAEIYDGHQEGMHKTVLKRTKIRGVDSYSMVCSAKELGISEEHEGIIFLPADAKPGAPLADLLGDAVLTIAITPNIARDANIYGVAREIAALTGRALKPMPTDVQADGPKIDGAVKIDIQDSELNPRFVLGMLRNVEIKPSPDWVQQRLRLAGMRPINNIVDATNYAMLELGEPLHAFDYDVLVQRAGGKPPTIITRPAKQGETLTTLDGVEHRLDDFTVLVCDTAGSLSIGGIMGGLESEVTETTRNVLLEGAAWNFINVRKTLVAQRMSSEAAYRFSRGVHPAMAPRGVSRGLELMRQWSGGVVDAGLVDEYPQPAEVVQVQISPADAKRWLGVALSNEAMSKILTQLGFEVAPQGDGLQVTVPDHRLDIETGVVGKANVMEEVARIYGYDNIPATRLADPLPPQHGNPKLELEERIKDLLARMGIQEVMTYRLTAPEIEARRLPPGTPPDDKPYVKLANIISQERTVLRKSLLASVLEIAERNARLRQRIALFEVGPVFHASEETLPDELQRLVVILGGQQQPADWQAADSAAYDFYAAKGVVTELLAGLGLHNLKYEPGEHPSFHPGKCARVLAGERQLAVFGELHPQVQSQYDLGAHTLQAITLNLDVLGELVPERFDSRPVPQYPPVIEDLAVVVDESLPAGKVEAMIAQTGGSLLAAVTLFDVFRGDKIGAGKKSLAYQLTYQHAERTLTDDEVAKLRDRIIRRITQELGAQLRA, encoded by the coding sequence ATGAAAACGCCCCTTTCCTGGCTCAAAGATTTTGTTGATCTTGAGGGCATTAATCTCGAGGAATTAGCTCACACCTTAACGGTGGCCGGCCTCGAGGTCGAAGAGATTCACTACATCGGCCTGCCTATGCCCAGTGGCTTGCAGCAGACCAAGGTCAGCGGCCTTTCCTGGGATCCTGAGAAGCTGGTGGTCGCCGAGGTTCGCGAGGTCGGCCCACACCCCAACGCCGATCGCCTCGTGTTGTGCCGTCTCTTCGATGGCGAGCAGGAGCACACCGTGCTCACGGGTGCGCCGAACCTGTATGACTACAAAGACAAAGGCGAGCTCAAGCCGCCCCTCAAAGTGGCCTATGCCAAAGAAGGCGCTGAGATCTATGACGGCCACCAGGAAGGCATGCACAAGACGGTGCTGAAGCGCACCAAGATCCGCGGCGTGGATTCGTACTCGATGGTGTGCTCCGCCAAAGAGCTGGGCATTTCCGAGGAACATGAGGGCATCATCTTCCTGCCCGCGGATGCCAAGCCCGGTGCGCCGCTGGCTGACCTGCTCGGCGATGCGGTGCTCACCATTGCTATCACGCCCAACATTGCGCGTGATGCCAATATCTACGGCGTGGCGCGCGAGATTGCTGCCCTCACCGGCCGCGCTCTCAAGCCCATGCCCACTGATGTGCAGGCGGATGGCCCTAAGATCGATGGCGCGGTCAAGATTGACATCCAGGACAGTGAGCTCAACCCGCGCTTTGTGCTCGGTATGCTGCGCAACGTAGAGATCAAGCCTAGCCCAGATTGGGTGCAGCAGCGCCTGCGCCTGGCGGGCATGCGCCCGATCAACAACATTGTGGATGCCACCAATTACGCCATGCTCGAGCTCGGCGAGCCATTGCACGCCTTCGATTACGACGTGCTCGTGCAGCGCGCCGGCGGCAAGCCGCCCACCATCATCACGCGCCCAGCTAAACAGGGCGAAACGCTCACCACGCTGGATGGCGTGGAACACAGGCTGGATGATTTCACCGTGCTGGTGTGCGATACCGCCGGCTCGCTGTCCATCGGCGGCATCATGGGCGGCCTCGAATCCGAAGTCACCGAAACCACACGTAACGTGCTGCTGGAAGGCGCGGCGTGGAACTTCATCAATGTGCGCAAGACGCTGGTCGCCCAGCGCATGTCGTCTGAGGCCGCCTATCGTTTCTCGCGCGGTGTGCACCCTGCCATGGCGCCGCGCGGCGTCAGCCGCGGCCTAGAGCTCATGCGCCAATGGTCGGGTGGGGTGGTGGATGCTGGCTTAGTAGACGAATACCCCCAGCCCGCTGAAGTGGTGCAGGTCCAGATCAGCCCCGCGGATGCCAAGCGTTGGCTGGGTGTTGCGCTCAGCAATGAAGCGATGAGCAAGATCCTCACTCAGCTCGGCTTTGAGGTTGCGCCGCAAGGCGATGGCTTGCAGGTCACCGTGCCCGATCACCGTCTCGACATTGAAACGGGCGTAGTGGGCAAGGCTAACGTGATGGAAGAAGTGGCGCGTATCTACGGCTACGACAACATCCCCGCCACGCGCCTGGCAGACCCGCTGCCACCGCAGCACGGCAACCCCAAGCTGGAATTGGAGGAGCGCATCAAGGATCTGCTGGCGCGCATGGGCATTCAGGAAGTGATGACCTATCGCCTGACCGCTCCCGAGATCGAGGCGCGCCGCTTGCCACCCGGCACCCCGCCGGATGATAAGCCCTACGTCAAGCTCGCCAACATCATCTCGCAGGAGCGTACCGTGCTGCGCAAGAGCCTGCTCGCCTCGGTGCTGGAGATTGCCGAGCGCAACGCACGGTTGCGCCAGCGTATTGCCCTGTTTGAAGTCGGGCCGGTGTTCCATGCCTCCGAAGAAACGCTGCCAGATGAGCTTCAGCGCCTGGTCGTGATCCTCGGCGGCCAGCAGCAGCCCGCCGATTGGCAGGCTGCAGACAGCGCCGCCTATGATTTCTACGCCGCCAAGGGTGTTGTCACTGAGCTATTGGCAGGCCTGGGCCTGCACAACCTGAAATATGAACCGGGCGAGCATCCCAGCTTCCACCCGGGCAAGTGCGCCCGCGTGCTGGCCGGCGAGCGCCAGCTGGCCGTCTTCGGCGAGCTGCACCCGCAGGTACAAAGCCAGTACGATCTGGGCGCACACACCCTGCAAGCCATCACGCTCAATCTCGATGTGCTGGGCGAGTTGGTGCCCGAGCGCTTCGACTCGCGCCCCGTACCGCAATACCCGCCGGTGATCGAAGATTTGGCCGTGGTGGTAGACGAGAGTTTGCCGGCCGGTAAGGTCGAGGCGATGATCGCCCAAACGGGTGGCAGCCTGCTGGCCGCGGTGACGCTGTT
- a CDS encoding glutamate mutase L translates to MGGTVNMTPGSHPMVTIDLGSVNTRAQFFDVVEGRYRFIAAGEALTTAGAPAFDVNRGVQDALAQLQEITGRPLLSTRGQLLAADAEANAGAHALTATFSAGPALRVVTVGLLDAVSLRSVNNLVDSFHCEIVESFSLSDRRRPENIVDAISQTLPDLIVIAGGTDRGASRSVVRLANYLALALKLLPASARPPVLFVGNETLHSEMDALLAPLTSLYKSANIRPSLDEENLGPAEAALTQLLFEIQARKLNGLAALNQLAETRLMPSAQAFGRTVRFLSTVIDAPKGMLGVDLGAASTTVAAAFSGQLEVRNFAHIGMGSGLKGMLAETQLQQITRWLAHDVPDEFVLDYLYNKPLHPQTLPATPHELDIELAAARQALRLAIGKSLPMFPSDAIYPLSGTVPWFDRILAAGSTLAQHPRPEQSLLAILDAVQPVGIVTIILDQNNVASSLGAAAAIDPLLAVQVLESNAFMNLGTVIVPVGAARSGSTVLRVQMVREGQKDAVVEISEGGILTLPLAPGKAADIYVQPLQNMNIGLGPGRGGWIRRVVGGAFGLIFDTRGRPVQMPMSFNKRQEQLRAWEAALTGAA, encoded by the coding sequence ATGGGTGGCACGGTGAACATGACCCCCGGTTCGCACCCCATGGTTACGATCGATCTAGGCAGCGTGAACACACGCGCCCAGTTTTTTGATGTGGTGGAAGGGCGCTATCGTTTCATCGCCGCCGGCGAAGCGCTGACCACCGCCGGCGCACCCGCGTTTGACGTCAACCGCGGCGTGCAAGACGCGCTGGCGCAATTGCAAGAGATCACCGGGCGGCCGCTGCTCAGCACCCGGGGCCAACTGCTGGCCGCGGACGCGGAGGCTAACGCCGGCGCGCACGCACTAACCGCCACTTTCTCCGCGGGGCCGGCACTACGCGTCGTCACCGTGGGCCTGCTGGATGCGGTTTCACTGCGCAGCGTCAACAACCTGGTTGATTCCTTCCACTGCGAGATCGTAGAAAGCTTCAGCCTGAGCGACCGGCGCCGGCCCGAAAACATCGTAGACGCGATCTCACAAACCCTGCCGGATCTCATCGTCATCGCCGGCGGCACCGATCGCGGCGCTTCGCGCTCAGTGGTGCGCCTGGCAAACTATTTAGCGTTGGCGCTCAAACTCCTGCCTGCCAGCGCGCGCCCGCCGGTGTTGTTCGTAGGCAATGAGACCCTGCACAGCGAGATGGATGCTTTGCTGGCGCCGCTGACCTCGCTCTACAAGAGCGCCAACATTCGCCCCAGCCTGGATGAGGAGAATCTCGGCCCGGCTGAGGCGGCGCTAACGCAATTGTTGTTTGAAATTCAAGCCCGCAAGCTCAACGGGCTGGCGGCGCTCAATCAACTGGCCGAAACCCGGCTGATGCCCAGCGCCCAGGCGTTCGGGCGCACCGTGCGCTTCCTCAGCACCGTGATCGATGCGCCCAAGGGGATGCTCGGCGTAGACCTCGGCGCGGCGAGCACGACGGTGGCCGCGGCCTTCAGTGGCCAGTTGGAGGTGCGCAACTTTGCGCACATCGGGATGGGCAGCGGCTTGAAGGGCATGCTGGCCGAGACACAACTGCAGCAGATCACGCGCTGGCTGGCGCACGACGTGCCCGATGAGTTCGTGCTCGATTATCTCTACAACAAGCCGTTGCACCCGCAGACCCTGCCCGCCACGCCCCACGAACTGGATATTGAGTTGGCCGCAGCACGGCAAGCGCTCCGCCTGGCAATCGGCAAGAGCTTGCCGATGTTCCCTAGCGATGCGATCTACCCGCTGAGTGGTACGGTGCCGTGGTTTGATCGCATCCTGGCGGCGGGCAGCACCCTGGCACAGCACCCCCGCCCTGAGCAAAGCCTGCTGGCAATTTTGGATGCGGTGCAGCCGGTGGGCATCGTCACCATCATTCTGGATCAGAACAATGTAGCCAGCTCGCTGGGCGCCGCCGCGGCGATCGACCCGCTGCTGGCAGTGCAGGTGCTGGAATCCAACGCGTTCATGAACCTGGGCACGGTGATCGTGCCGGTGGGCGCAGCGCGCAGCGGCAGCACGGTGCTGCGGGTGCAAATGGTGCGCGAGGGGCAGAAGGATGCTGTGGTGGAGATCAGCGAGGGCGGCATTCTTACCTTGCCATTGGCACCAGGCAAAGCCGCCGATATTTACGTGCAGCCACTGCAGAACATGAACATCGGGTTGGGGCCGGGGCGCGGCGGTTGGATCCGCCGCGTGGTGGGCGGCGCCTTCGGTTTGATCTTTGATACGCGCGGCCGCCCAGTGCAAATGCCGATGTCGTTCAACAAGCGCCAGGAGCAATTACGCGCCTGGGAAGCGGCCCTGACAGGAGCGGCATAA
- a CDS encoding 1-acyl-sn-glycerol-3-phosphate acyltransferase: protein MDYSRLLRFVDFALKHLCDVTLKGVEKLPRRGAAIVAINHLGFLDPALGLVCIRRPDLTGWVADKHKKNPLYSFFIKAADGIWLDREHVDMNALRKALQALKEGRIFGLAPEGTRSPTHAMLKAKEGASYLAISSGAPIYPMAVTGTEDSANEWLHLRKPVLTATIGDPFTLPPFTPGNRQEELARGTDEIMCRIAVMLPEKYRGYYADHPRLKELLAEQAAQPAAEQPAAAVA, encoded by the coding sequence ATGGATTACTCACGATTACTTCGTTTTGTGGATTTTGCGCTCAAGCACCTGTGCGATGTCACCCTCAAGGGGGTGGAGAAGCTGCCGCGCCGCGGCGCCGCCATCGTTGCCATTAATCACCTCGGCTTCCTGGATCCCGCCCTAGGCCTGGTGTGCATCCGCCGCCCGGACCTGACCGGTTGGGTGGCCGATAAGCACAAGAAGAATCCACTGTACTCCTTCTTCATCAAAGCCGCCGATGGCATCTGGCTTGACCGTGAGCATGTGGATATGAACGCGCTACGCAAAGCGCTGCAGGCATTGAAGGAAGGCCGCATCTTTGGCCTGGCCCCTGAAGGTACGCGCAGCCCCACCCACGCTATGCTCAAAGCCAAGGAGGGCGCCTCGTACCTGGCGATCTCCAGCGGCGCGCCGATCTACCCGATGGCGGTCACCGGCACCGAGGATTCGGCCAACGAGTGGCTGCACCTGCGCAAGCCGGTGCTCACCGCCACCATCGGCGATCCTTTCACCTTGCCGCCCTTCACCCCGGGCAATCGCCAGGAAGAGTTGGCACGTGGCACGGATGAGATCATGTGCCGCATTGCGGTGATGCTGCCCGAGAAGTACCGCGGCTACTATGCCGATCACCCGCGCTTGAAAGAGCTGCTCGCCGAGCAGGCGGCTCAGCCGGCGGCCGAACAGCCCGCCGCGGCGGTGGCTTGA
- a CDS encoding DUF92 domain-containing protein has protein sequence MFPISLQLSALQLGIGLLLAALVAGVAWRLGLLARSGAIAACLLGGAVYALGGLPAAILLVAFFVSSSLLTRLFTRRKRVVAGTYSKGGQRDAAQVLANGGPALLVLLLSALLGWPARLAWPAFAAVLASVTADTWATELGVLSRSQPRLITTGRRVPKGSSGAVSAVGSLAAAAGAVFIAGLAGLLGAGGGRVIASIALAGRLGAFFDSLLGATRQAIYYCPNCKKETEQHPQHTCGTPTRLQRGWAWLNNDWVNLLSALCALLVLLATTHFWL, from the coding sequence ATGTTCCCGATTTCCTTGCAATTGAGTGCGCTCCAGTTGGGTATTGGGTTGCTTCTGGCCGCGCTGGTGGCTGGGGTAGCCTGGCGCCTGGGCCTCCTGGCCCGCAGCGGTGCGATTGCCGCCTGCCTGCTGGGCGGGGCCGTCTATGCACTGGGCGGCTTGCCCGCGGCGATTCTGCTGGTGGCCTTTTTCGTCTCCTCCAGCTTGCTGACGCGTTTGTTCACCCGCCGCAAACGCGTGGTGGCCGGAACGTACTCAAAGGGTGGGCAGCGCGATGCTGCCCAGGTGTTGGCCAACGGTGGCCCGGCGCTGCTGGTCCTATTACTCAGTGCCCTGCTGGGCTGGCCCGCCCGGCTGGCCTGGCCGGCGTTTGCCGCTGTCTTGGCCAGCGTCACCGCCGATACCTGGGCTACTGAGCTGGGTGTATTGAGCCGCAGCCAGCCGCGGCTGATCACCACCGGCCGGCGGGTTCCCAAGGGCAGCTCTGGGGCGGTGTCGGCGGTGGGCAGCCTGGCGGCTGCCGCCGGGGCAGTGTTCATCGCCGGCCTGGCCGGGCTGCTTGGCGCCGGCGGCGGGCGGGTGATCGCCAGCATTGCGCTGGCGGGCAGGCTGGGCGCCTTCTTCGATTCCCTCCTGGGTGCCACCCGGCAGGCGATCTACTATTGCCCCAACTGCAAAAAAGAGACCGAGCAGCATCCGCAGCACACCTGTGGCACGCCCACGCGTTTGCAGCGCGGCTGGGCCTGGCTCAATAACGACTGGGTGAACCTGCTCAGCGCCCTGTGTGCGCTGCTGGTATTGTTGGCTACAACCCATTTCTGGCTGTGA
- a CDS encoding SurA N-terminal domain-containing protein, with translation MRKLVFLSLLLLAACTPKSPTPQASLPVPETATATPQHNVAVVNGEGILAESYNLNMRMFQEAQSETGTLLATQEAKQTVLDALVDRMLLAQAARTAGFVADDALLDERIASITEQAGGADAFAGWLATFGLTEAQYRQELRLELEAAQQVAALSAAVPASAEQVEARQVLLPDQASAERLLAQLEGGASFESVVQNNDPRRLGTLGWFPRGYLLQPEVEDAAFALQPGQYSQVIESALGFHLIEVLAHEPARPLSPQAYRVLQSQAVAAWLAAQRANAAIELSLP, from the coding sequence ATGCGAAAACTTGTCTTTCTCAGTCTCCTGCTCCTGGCAGCCTGCACCCCCAAATCTCCCACCCCGCAAGCCAGCCTACCAGTTCCCGAAACCGCCACAGCCACCCCGCAACACAACGTGGCCGTGGTGAATGGCGAAGGCATTCTGGCTGAGAGTTACAACCTCAATATGCGCATGTTCCAGGAAGCGCAGAGCGAAACTGGCACGCTTCTGGCAACGCAAGAAGCCAAGCAGACGGTGCTGGATGCGCTGGTTGACCGCATGCTGTTGGCCCAGGCCGCCCGCACCGCAGGCTTTGTAGCCGATGATGCGCTGCTGGATGAGCGCATCGCCAGCATCACCGAGCAGGCCGGCGGGGCCGACGCCTTTGCCGGCTGGCTGGCTACCTTTGGGCTGACCGAGGCGCAATACCGCCAGGAATTGCGCCTGGAGCTGGAAGCCGCGCAACAGGTGGCAGCCCTCAGCGCCGCCGTGCCGGCCAGCGCCGAACAAGTGGAGGCGCGCCAGGTGCTGTTGCCCGATCAGGCCTCAGCAGAGCGTTTGCTGGCGCAACTGGAAGGCGGGGCCAGCTTTGAGAGCGTGGTGCAGAATAACGACCCACGCCGCCTGGGCACCTTAGGTTGGTTTCCGCGCGGCTATCTGCTGCAGCCCGAAGTGGAAGACGCCGCCTTTGCGCTGCAGCCCGGGCAGTACAGCCAGGTGATCGAGAGCGCCCTGGGCTTTCACCTCATCGAGGTGCTGGCCCACGAGCCCGCTCGCCCGCTTAGCCCGCAGGCCTACCGTGTGCTGCAAAGCCAGGCGGTGGCCGCCTGGCTGGCCGCACAGCGGGCCAACGCGGCGATTGAACTGAGCCTGCCCTAA
- a CDS encoding KOW motif-containing protein, translating to MLAPITYIQPLTTLRRTRQLPVEGTISVGLGDRLRASDVIGKTELHKQHLMLDAARALGVAANRADKFIRREIGEEVEEGAILAGSRGLAQRQLRAPAAGRIAAISEGHILLQVSDEAHSQVLARVPGQVIDIDPGLSVTIECVCAWMQGVWGNGLSGEGHLQMVADSPQHQLTADQIDMSLRGAILIAGHCSQRQALELAGQVPIRGLLLGSLATRLLPLAEAMEYPIVVLEGFGQLAINADAYKLLSLHAGAAAAINAQTNDPYRGERPELIIPLTEAGRPPLPVEMQSFRIGQTVRVLSGRYKGALGEILELRQNVIYESQLRGPAAELALSSGGQARVPLANLELLG from the coding sequence ATGCTAGCCCCGATCACCTACATCCAGCCGCTCACCACCCTGCGGCGCACGCGCCAACTGCCGGTAGAGGGCACGATCAGTGTTGGCCTGGGTGACCGCCTGCGTGCCAGTGATGTGATTGGCAAGACCGAGCTGCACAAGCAGCACCTGATGCTGGATGCGGCGCGCGCCCTGGGGGTGGCGGCCAACCGGGCCGATAAATTCATCCGGCGTGAAATCGGCGAAGAAGTGGAAGAGGGCGCCATTCTGGCGGGCAGCCGCGGCCTGGCGCAGCGCCAACTACGCGCCCCGGCGGCAGGCCGCATCGCGGCGATCAGCGAAGGCCACATCCTGCTGCAAGTCAGCGATGAGGCGCATTCCCAGGTGTTGGCACGCGTGCCCGGCCAGGTCATCGATATTGACCCGGGCCTAAGTGTCACCATCGAATGCGTGTGTGCCTGGATGCAAGGGGTGTGGGGCAACGGCCTCAGCGGTGAGGGTCACCTGCAAATGGTAGCCGACAGCCCGCAACACCAATTGACCGCCGACCAAATTGATATGAGCTTGCGCGGCGCGATCTTGATTGCCGGGCACTGCAGCCAACGCCAGGCACTCGAACTCGCCGGCCAGGTGCCGATCCGTGGCCTGCTGCTGGGCAGCCTGGCCACGCGGCTGCTGCCCCTGGCTGAGGCGATGGAGTATCCCATCGTGGTGCTGGAAGGCTTTGGCCAACTGGCGATCAATGCGGATGCATACAAATTGCTGAGTTTGCACGCGGGCGCCGCGGCAGCGATCAATGCTCAGACCAATGATCCCTATCGTGGGGAGCGGCCCGAGCTGATAATCCCGCTGACCGAAGCCGGGCGCCCCCCTCTCCCCGTGGAAATGCAAAGTTTTCGCATCGGGCAAACCGTGCGGGTGCTCTCCGGGCGCTATAAAGGTGCGCTGGGCGAGATCCTCGAGTTGCGCCAAAATGTGATCTATGAAAGCCAGCTGCGCGGCCCGGCCGCCGAACTAGCGCTCAGCAGCGGCGGGCAGGCGCGCGTGCCGCTGGCAAACCTGGAACTTCTGGGGTAA